ATTCAGTCTACAACaaaattgatgcaaggtggcagTCTACAATGAAGCAggacaaagaatttgttgattataaACTCAAAAGTCTTCAACTAGAAGCCacaaaggaagaattagatgatatTTTGTTGAATGCAAAATCTTCCTTTAGATCTAAGAAAAGACTGACAAGGATGTTAATTGGTGAGACTCAATCAATCTTGCAAGAGACTGAAAttttgttaaagaattctttgggtcTAATTCCTACTAAAGAGGAATATGATAAGGATGTTGAACCTATAAAGCTTAAGGGTGAAGTTTTTCTAGAAGGTATTAAACCTATTGATTTTAAGCCCGATGACCAATCGATGAACACACAAACATAACCAGTGTTTATTCctgatgatgataatagtgataatGGTGATAATAATGGTGATAATATAGATGTGTATGATGTAGATGTTCAGATGGTTGAACAACATGACCAGGATTAGGAATAAGGaggaaagaaagatgaagaagaaaagaaggatgggGAGCAACCGGTAGATAATCAGACTGTAGATACTCAACCACCACCGGTAATGAACATTAATGAAGATAAGCAAGAAGAGAAGAGTGAAGAAACCGGtaaggaaaaggaagaagagaaaactaaCAAAAAAGAGGGGATAGTGGAGAATAAGGTAGAAAAGACTGAACCCATAGTGACACCTTTGTCCTTTGATTCCAAAAAGAAAGGTgttgatgaagaatatgatgatgatgcattAACCATCGAAGGACCTCTTGACATGGATAAATTGAGTTCTACTAAtttaatggagattgcaactgccatGCAATCCTGAGCTAAAAATAAGAGAATGAAAGAACAACAGAAGGAGACAAAGACCATAAGGAATGTAGTatatattttgtctagtctcctaccgaAGACTGATACAAGAAATTTTGCCACACCTATTAacaagcttggacaacttgtttctAAATTCAGAGAGCAGATGAAGTCATTAGAGGATGAAGCTTATATCAATGTGGGGAATAATTACAAGAAGAAGAGGATAGAGAACTTGATGtctgaaattgataaaggtaaagtggCTCTTACTATTAATAAGGATTATTTGAAGAAAGCACTGGAAACCAGAGGTAAAATGATCTCTActatttcaacattttctttagattgtgttgatttgaagaagaaaagggaagaagcTGAGCAGGAACTTGAGGTTGTAAGTGAGTCATTTAAGCCCCTTAATGACTCTACTATTTATTTTGGAAGATCAGTTGTAGAACTTCAGCAAAAGCTGAAAGTATATGagcaagaacagatgaagagagtCAGATTCCTGCAGGAACTTCAAACACAACTCATACTGAAGGTCAAAGTTTTGTAAAGAGCATACAAGGAATGTGAAGCCATTCTTGCTACACTAGAATTGAGCACTGTTGATGTTATGGAGGAGCTAGCTTGACAAATCAGGACATGTGGAGATCGTAGGCTTAATTTTAGAGACATTGCATAGTGACTTAAAAAATTTgaagtctcattttagtgatgctttttgAGAATTCGTGTGTAAagactttatgactcttatatctataAACATTCTCTAATGCAAATTTCGATATCACatgtatttttatttcatttggcaatgttgtcaaagggggagtaagagttgagtcaaaattttgtatgagtattgtatattttattttgttatagCATAAAAATTGCTAAGGGCGAGTATCAATCATATAGTcaattttgttttgcacacttagttgatttttttttcctaagtgttgccatcaattccaaaggggacaATTATTGCCATTTCACTGAAATggtaaagattgttgttgttatGCAAGTGTTATATGATTAGTTAGTAAATGTGATGAAGAAATTAatattcatgtttgatgactaagctttgtgttgtcattgattgtaacaatgtttttgtagtcatataAGTCTTAGAAGCCAATCGATAAGGGTTAACCGGTACAAAAGATAGTTTTACAGAgaactggtaataaggatctcaaccGGTAAACTGAGACAGAGTAGCGCTCCAACAACTGGTATaggcgattcatgaagagttggataaTGCGGTTTTATAGTGATGTTGgtgataggtatttggagctatgtacTCAACCACATTGTAAAATATAACTGGATGAGCGAGATTTGATTTACGAAATAGACAAACTAGTAGaacacttaaccagtagtgataTAGACACTTaaattggtaacacgacacaagttTTAATTGGTTATGTCAGTGGCCAACATATGTAAAGTGTGTGATGTaaatttgtctagattcattgaacctaggaaattgttccaaggttgtagctagctaaatgtaaatgtttataaaaagtgtgatgaggtataaagcTGATATATGTGTGTGAAGAGAGAATTCATGAGCAAATATTGTGAATGTGATTGTGCAGTGTTTAGGCAAGTTTTGTAAcgaagtgttgttgatgttttaaGAACGAAAGTGAATCTTATCAAACATAGAATGTGTTACTTGAAGATCTTAtcactgttgttttcctaatagtttgtAGCAAAAAAATCtcctaactgggtaggtcctaacataccttaatctataaatcccctaatagggtagctttgaatcagagtctcaaatcctcttgcgaggttgatcctaacaggtcattgcTCCTAATAGGACTTATCATtcaaatctcttaactgggtgactcttaaccgggtctgctcctaacaggacatagttgtaagaccttaaccgacctcaatatttctattctgcagatagtgaatcttgtgggtaccaactcccaccatggtttttcccttttgggttttccatgtataatctcttgtgttatgtgaaattttttttattgggcattagcttatgtggtgatatttcttatatgcttgataagttttaagttgctaaaggtggtgatcagatttatattgtttttacttgcactgattcaccccccctctcagtgccttaaaAGTTCATCATGAGGAAAGATTGACTTAGTTactaaaggatagatctaatgagtGTTGcagaataaataatgaaaatgatcTGCTAAAGCTTGAATGGATGCAATTAAAAAATAATGAGCAAGatcttcaaagaaaaatcataattttgagagatgaacttaccattgctaatgagtacaaaagAAAATTCAATGTTAGCTTAGCCAAGCTGGATGAAATGCTACAAATTTAGAAGagtaaaggtgatatgggaggacttggatttgaaaaagtAGAAAGCTTTGAATCTGGTCAAAGCGATTAGTAGAAGAATAAGaggcctctggtaagacaacctaatgcttgtaaattcaatggtaaatgattttcttgcaataagTTTAGTCATATgtcaagtcaatgcagaaatataaCAAATAAGAATAATTCATCATTCACCAGTCaatatttcaattgcaataaatatggtcataagtgaGTTGAATGCAGAAGTATGGTAACTAGGAGGAATGCAAGATGCTattcttgtggaagatttggacatattgctaaccaatgcaTATCAATGGCAAATCAAAGTAATTCTAGGCCTTATCAAATAAACAACATTACTTGCTATGCTTACAAaatactgtagaagcaagaatgtgaagaATGATCTGATAGACAAAGACAAATCTGATGATAAGGGGAAGGTGaaagttgaagaaatcagagagcagtacaagaagaaatgggtcaagaagagtgACTCTAAGGTAGGAGATGGATCCACACCTGATTCAGGTGTTGGAACCTCATtgggtaactaagctaaggcatctggTCTTGGGGGAAGCTTTCA
The nucleotide sequence above comes from Cryptomeria japonica chromosome 11, Sugi_1.0, whole genome shotgun sequence. Encoded proteins:
- the LOC131860371 gene encoding uncharacterized protein LOC131860371, encoding MKEQQKETKTIRNVVYILSSLLPKTDTRNFATPINKLGQLVSKFREQMKSLEDEAYINVGNNYKKKRIENLMSEIDKGKVALTINKDYLKKALETRVVAVLLQKDNEGYEHPIAFYRKSLQEAELKYETMEKQAYALVKAVKTFRPYLVNAKITTYVPHAAVKDTLSQYEVIGKRCR